The Microbacterium natoriense genomic interval CGCAGGAAGGTCAGCGAGCGGATGACGCGGCGCCCGACCTCGTCGGCGCGGCCCGTGTAGCCCGGCGCGAGCGGGCCGCAGAATGCGAGGTCGATGTGATCGGCGAGACCGCGGCGCGTCATCGCGGCCCGCCACTCCGGCGACGCCTTCGCGATGACTTCGGCGCGCTCGTACTCCTCGAAGAGGTACTGCGGCTGCCCGTACGGTGGGGCGTCGTTCGGGACCCGCTCGGCCCGCACGACCTCGCCGCGCGTGATCGAGACGACGACCTCGGTGGCGACGCCCGTGGTGATGTCGAGCAGGGTCGCGTCGACTCGTCGATCGATCGGTGCGCCAGGCGTCCAACCGGCGAGTTCGGCCTTGGTGGGCTCATCCGGAAGGAGCATCGGCACCCGGACGGTCTCGCCCAGGAGGCCTGCCGCGTCGAGCACGGCGCGGGCTGCGGCGATCTCGGCTCCGGTGAGCGGATCGAGCGGGTGGGGGACGGCGAACTTCTCGATGGTGACGGGCTGGTGGGACATCGGCCTACCTCACTATTTCGAGCGAATGCTCAATAAACGGGTTGCGATGATGCTACGCCGGGGTTGCGGGCGTGCACAAGCCCCGCGGTGATCCGGCTGTCCGCCGGGCTGCGCCGTGCGAAACGTCGGAGTCGCCGCGCGCCGCGCCGCCTCCCGGCATCCGCCGACGGCGTGCCGCGCGGACCGTCCGACTTTTCCAACGCGCCGCCGCGCGGGGAGGGGGCTGCGTGCGGATGCGGGGGAGTGCGTTCGTGCCGGTCAGGAGCGCCAGGGGGCGAGGATGCTGTCGAGCACCGCGATGTGGGCGGTGGCATCCTGCGGCTCGGTCACTTCGACGACCTGCTGGCCATAGGTGATCGAGCGGAGCAGGGCCATCACGGCCTCGGTCGGGGTGCCCGGTGCGAGTTCGCCGTCGGCGACCGCTTCGTCGAGCGCGCTGCGGATTCCGCTCTGCCAGGTCGCGAGCGTCGGCGCCGCGGCGTCGGGTGCTGATGCGAGTGTGGCGAGGCGGCCCCAGAACCCGACGACGACACGCGCTTCTGCGCGGGTGCGGTCGTCGACCGGCAGTACTTCGCGCATGAGCGCATCGAGGCGGGCGAGGCCTCTGAGGCCGGCCGTGGCGATCGTGATGCGTTCGTCGGTGCGGCGGGTCACCTCGGCGGCCGCGGCGCGGATGACCTCGTCGAATCCGTCGAAATAATGCCAGAGCGATCCGGTGGCGACGCCGAGCTCCTTCGCGACGGCGCGCGACGACACGTTCTCGTGGCCGTCCCGCGCGGCGACGGCGAGCAGCGCCTCGGCGATCTGCCGGCGGCGCTCATCGTGATCGACGACGCGGGGCACATGCCCATCCTGCCCCATCCGAGAAGAGTGTGGCTATTTTGAGCAAATGATCAATATAATTCAGGCGTGGATCACGCACTGGCTGCGGCGCACTGGCTGACGGCGGGGGCGGCACTCGCCTCGGCCGCCGCCTGCGTCGCGGCGTGGCGTGCGGTGCCGTGGCAGGGGCGGCAATCCGCGCTCGCATCAGCGGCAGCCATGCTGGCCCTCGCCGCAGGCGAGGTCCCTGCCGGGATCGGGTTGCTCCTCGGGGCGGCTCTTCTCGTCTCGGCGATGCTGGGGACGGCGGGGGTGCGCGGGACGACCGCGGCCGCGACCTGCTGCCATCGAGCAGTCGGTTCTCTGGTCATGGCGGTCTGCGTCTTCCAGGGCGCATCCGGTGGGACCGCCTCAGCGCCGACGGCGCATGCCGGGCACGGGCTCACGGGAGTCCTCGCCGTGCTCGGAACCGTCGGCGTCGTCGGGATCGTCGTCTGGACCGTGGTGACGCAGTGGTTCATGGAACCTGTTCATCGCGGTCGCGCCGGTCGGTTGCTCGCTCTGGAGTCGTGGGCGATGGCCGCCGGCATGGCGATGATGCACGCCGCCGCCTGATCCGCAGGTCGCTGATCAGTGCGCCCCGCCGAACTCGATCAGCCCGACGCCGACGGCGATCAACGCGACGCCCGCGGCCATCACGAGCGAGAAGTGGTCTTTGAAGATCACTCGGCCGAGGACCGCTGTGATCGCGACTCCAGCCGCGGCCCACACGCCGTAGGCGACGCCGACCGGCATCCCCATCGCGAGGATCGCTCCGAGAAGACTGAAGGCCGCCAGGTAGCCGACCACGATCACGGGAATCCAGCGCTTGCGACGCAGCCCCTCCGATGCGCGCAGGCTCAGGGTCGCCGTGACCTCGCTCGCGATCGCCAGAGCGAGCAGAGCCCAGGTCACGACGTCGCCTCCTTCGGGTGACCTGCACGCGAGCCGAGTTCGACGAGGAGCACCCCGACGACGATCACCGCGATGCCGACGATCTGCACCGCGCCGAGCAGCTCGCCGAAAAGCACGGCTCCCATCACGGCGGTCAGCACCACGCCGATGGCCGACCAGATGCCGTAGGCGACGCCCACCGGCATCCCGCGGTCGAGGACGACCGAGAGCAGCCAGAGGGATCCGGAATAGCCGATCACGACCGCGATGAGCCAGAGCGGGTGCCTGAAGCCCTCGGCTGCGCGCAGCGACAAGGTGGCGGTGACTTCGAGGGCGATCGCGGTCAGGAGCGGCGGCCAGGCCGAGGGGCGGGTGCGTGTCATCGATCGCCTTTCTGCGTCTCGTGATGAGAACCTGGGGGATGCTCTCCTGATTCCCGTCGGGCGGATCGACTATTCCGCAGCGCGAGAGGATTCGTCGCCCTGTGCCGACCGCGCGTACCCTGAGAGCACCCCCGATGCTCCACCCGGCGATTCCGCGCGCCGGCCACTCTTCGGCGCGCGCTCACAGATGCAAGGATGCAGATGACCGACGTACACGGCGACGACTGGCTGGCACGCGAGGAACTGGCCGAGCGGATGATCCCGCTCATCGGCTCCCTCCGACGGGAACGCGATGTGATCACCTCGCTGCACGGGCACCGCCTGCTCGGGCTGTCGGCGACCGGCATCGTCGAGGTGCACGACCGCGTCGCGCGGCTGGGGCACGCTCCGCTGGCGCTCGAGGACACGCTCGCAGTGCTCGAAGCCGTGCACGCTCTCGCACCCGGGGCGGCATCCATCGACGTCGCCCGGCTCGTCGAAGGACGCGGCATCGGCGCGCTCGAGGAGTACCTCGCCGAGGCGCTCGCCCCGGCGTCCGGTGCCGTCGCGGCCGACCCCACGGACGTCGTGCTCTACGGTTTCGGTCGCATCGGGCGTCTGCTCGCCCGCATCCTCATCGCCCACACTGGTGGCGGCAGCGGTCTGCGCCTGCGCGCCATCGTCGTTCGCCGCGGCTCGGAGAACGACCTCGTCAAGCGCGCCTCGCTGCTGCAGCGCGACTCGGTGCACGGCAGCTTCGCCGGCTCCGTCACCGTCGACGAACAGGCCGAGCAGATCATCGCGAACGGCACGCGCATCCAGGTCATCTACTCCGACGACCCCGCCTCGATCGACTACGCCGCCCACGGCATCCACAATGCGATCGTCGTCGACAACACCGGACGCTGGCGTGACGAGGCCGGCCTCTCGCAGCACCTGCGCGCGAACGGCGTCGCCCGTGTGCTGCTGACGGCACCGGGCAAGAGCCCGCTCAAGAACATCGTGCACGGCATCAACCACGGCACGATCGAGCCGTCCGACCGCATCCTGTCTGCGGCATCCTGCACGACCAACGCGATCACACCCGTGCTCGCCGCGATCGACGAGGCGTACGGCGTCGTCAAGGGCCACGTCGAGACCGTGCACTCGTTCACGAACGACCAGAACCTCATCGACAACTTCCACAAGGGCGATCGACGAGGACGTTCCGCCGTGCTGAACATGGTCATCACCGAGACGGGCGCGGCGAAGGCGGTGTCCAAGGCGCTGCCGCAGCTCGAGGGCAGGCTCACCGGCAGCTCCATCCGCGTGCCCACACCCGACGTCTCGCTCGCCGTTCTGCACCTGACCATCGCTCGTCCTGCGACCAAGGAGCAGGTGAACGACTACCTGCGCCGGGTGTCGTTGCACTCCAAGCTGCGCCAGCAGATCGACTACGTGGAGTCGCCCGAGGTCGTCTCGACGGACTTCGTCGGCTCGCATCGCGCGGGCATCGTCGATGGGCTCGCGACGATCGCCGACGAGGACACCCTCATCCTCTACGTCTGGTACGACAACGAGTTCGGCTACTCCTGCCAGGTCATCCGCGTGCTCGAGACCATGGCGGGATCGCACCCGGTCGTCCTGCCCGCACGACGCGTGGTGACGCTCGAGAGCTGATGTCGGCGGAGCAGGGCATCATGGTGTCATGACGCCCAGCGCCCTGCTCTCCGAACGGCTGCGATCGCATCGGCTGACGGCTCCGGCCCGGTCGGTGACAGATGCCGCGGCGCACATGCTCGCGGTGCAGAGCCAGGAGTTCCTGGGCGGAAGATGGGCTCTCGGGATCCGCTCCTCCGGATCGCCGACGCTGTCCGCAGTCGACCGCGCCTTCGCGAACGGGCAACTCGTCCGGTCGTGGACCATGCGCGGCACTCTGCACATCATCCCCGCCGCCGATCTGCGCTGGGTGCTCTCCGTGACCGGTGCCCGCCAGCGACAGCAAGTCGCCGGCCGGCACCGGGAACTCGGCATCGACGCGGAGCTCCTGGCCCGCGTCGCACAGGCGCTGCGCACGAAACTCGCAGATGGCGGGCGCACCAGGGCCCAGCTGCTCGACGACATCGCCGAGCTCGGCATCGACCCGGCAGCGCAGCGCGGCGTGCACATCATCGGGGCGCTGTGCGTGGATGCCGTGCTCGTGCAGGGGCCGGTGGTCGCGCGCGACGGCGCCGTGGGGCGGGAGCAGCTGTTCGTCCTCGTCGACGAGCACATCCGAGACGCGCCGTTTCCCGACGATCCGCTGGCCGAGATGTTCGTGCGCTACATCGACGGCCACGGGCCGGCGGGCGCCGCCGACTTCGCCTGGTGGTCGGGGCTCACCCTGGGGGTGGCGCGCGAGGCCGTCGAACGCGGCCGGCAGCGTGTCGACGAGGTGTCCGAGGGGCTCTTCGTCTCGTCTTCGCGCCCTCGGCGGGCGTCGGGCGGCGACGTGGTGCGCGCTCTGCCGATGTTCGACGAGTACTACATCTCGTATGCCGATCGCGCGCCCGTCGCCGACGTGGAGGCGATGAGGCGCATCGGTCCCGGGAAGAACGGCATGGTCCGCGCGAGCCTGCTCGCCGACGGACGCGTCGTGGGCGCGTGGACGCATTCGGCGGCGGTTGGCAAGCATCGCGACGCACCCGTCGCCGAGCCCTTCGACTCCTCGCTCGACCCGGGTGCGGTCGTCGCGGCGCTCCAGCGCTACAGCGATTTCGTCAGCGGCTGAGCGTCGAGCGGTCCCGCCTCACTCGTCGGCGTGCCGCAGGAGGAAGTTGTACACCTCGTTGTCGTCGACGCCGGGGAAGGCGCCGCGGGGGAGCGGCGAGAACATGTGCGTGTGCACGCGCGCGCTCGGCCATGCCTTTCCCTGCCAGCGTTCGGCGAGATCCGCCGGAGGACGCCGGCAGCACGCCTCGTCGGGGCACGTCGACACGGCTCGATCAGCGGTCTCCCGTCCTCGCCACCAGCGCGCGTCGTCGAAGGGCACACCGACCGTCACCGAGAACTCGCCGTCGCTCGACGAACCGGTCTGGGTCGAGCACCAGAAGGTGCCAGACGGGGTGTCGGTGTACTGATGGTGCTCGGTCGTGCGGTTCTGCTGGGTGAAAGCTCCTCGCGCCTGGAACTTGCGGCACACGCGCTGCCCTTCGACGGCTCCCGTGACGTCCATGGGCAGGGGTAGATCGTCGTTCTCGTAGACGCGCGTGATGGCGCCGGTCTCATCCACGCGGAGGAAGTGCAGCGGCATCCCCAAGTGCTGCGTGAGCAGGTTCGTCATGCGCATGCCAGCGGCCTCGTGCGTCACGCCGAACGCGTCGCGGAAATCCTCCACCGCGAGGTTGCGGTCCTTCTTCGCCTGCTGCAGGAAGGTGACGGATGCGGTCTCGGGCATAAGGCACGAGGCGGCGAAGTAGTTGATCTCGAGCCGCTGCTGCAGGAAGTCGGCGTAGGAGGTGGGTGGACGGTGGCCGAGCAGACGGTGCGCCATCGCCTGCAAAGCCATCGATCGCAATCCGTGGCCGCCGGGGATCGACGCGGGCGGCAGGTAGATGCGCCCGCTCTCGAGGTCGGTCACCGAGCGCGTGGAATGCGGCAGGTCGCTGACGTAGATGAGCTCGAATCCGAGCTTCTCGGCCATGATGTTCACGGTGCGGTGGGTGAGCGCCCCCTGCACGTGCCCGGCCTGGCGGAGCTGCTTCTCCGCCAGCTTCTCGATGTCGGGGAGGTAGTTGTGCTGCGAGCGCATGCGCAACCGCAGCTCGGTGTTCGCCCGTCGCGCTTCTTCGGGGGTGGCGATGGCTTCGCGCTCCCGGCGCTGCAGTTCGCGGTGCAGGCCCAGCAGCGATTCGATCGTCTCGTCGCTCATGCCCTTCGTGACGCGGACGGGCGCGATGCCGAGCTGACGGAACACCGGGCTCTCCTGCGCTCGCTCGAGCTCGATCTCGAGAGCGGCTCGCCGGTTCGGCGGCTCGCCCGAGATGAGATCGGTGACTTCGGTGTGCGTCGCGTGCGCGATCGCCTGGAGCAGCGACAGCTTGGGTTCGCGCTTGCCGTTCTCGATCAGGCTGAGCTGCGAGCCGGCCACGCCGACCAGTGCGCCGAGTTCGTCGAGCGTGAAGCCGTTCTCGAGCCGGTGATGGCGGATGCGGTGGCCGAGCGTCGTGAGATGGATGCCGGTAGGAGACATTCCTTGATCTTAGCGAAAGAATCACGATTCTTATCGGCTCGAATCGCCGAAAGTCATCGAAGAGTCAGAAGAAGATGGATGCAACGGCCCCCACTTCAAAGGAGCAGCAGTCATGGCGATCGCCGAAGTCTTCACCCCTCGCGCAGCATCCGTCGCCCCCGTGCGCACGTTCGGGACGGCACCGACCTATGACACCCCCGCGATGACCGAGCTGGCCGAATGGGTCGACGGGATCGCCGCGCTCACGCAGCCCGCCCGCATCCACTGGGTCGACGGTTCGCGCGCCGAGAACGACTGGCTGCTGCGCGGCTTGGTCGACGAGGGCAAGCTCATCAAGCTCAACCCCGAATGGCGCCCCGGTTCCTACCTCGCACGCTCGCACCCGAGCGACGTCGCCCGCACCGAGGGCCGCACGTTCATCTCCTCCGAGCGCGAAGAAGATGCGGGTCCCACGAACAACTGGGCGCCGCCGGCCGAGATGCGTCAGAAGATGACCGAGATCTTCGAAGGCTCGATGCGCGGGCGGACGATGTACGTCGTGCCGTTCTCGATGGGGCCCGTCGGCGGTCCGCTGTCGCACATCGGCGTCCAGGTCACCGACAGCGCCTACGCCGTCACCTCGATCGGCATCATGACCCGAGTCGGCGACGCGGTCACCCGGCAGATCGCCGACGGCGCCCCGTGGGTCAAGACCGTGCACTCGGTCGGCGCACCGCTCGCCGAGGGAGAGCCCGATGTCGAGTGGCCGTGCAACGACGACAAGTACATCGTGCACTTCCCCGAGACGCTCGAGGTCTACTCCTTCGGCTCGGGATACGGCGGCAACGCGATCCTGGCGAAGAAGTGCTTCGCGCTGCGGATCGCCTCGGTGATCGCCCGCGACGAAGGCTGGCTCGCAGAGCACATGCTGCTCATCCGCGTGATCTCCCCGGAGGGCAAGGCCTACCATGTGGCTGCCGCGTTCCCCTCGGCCTGCGGCAAGACGAACCTCGCGATGCTGCGCCCGACGATCCCCGGGTGGAAGGTCGAGACCCTCGGCGACGACATCGCCTGGATCCGTCCGGGCGAAGACGGCCGCATGTGGGCCATCAACCCGGAAGCCGGGTTCTTCGGAGTCGCGCCGGGAACCGGCGAGTCGACGAACGTCACGGCGGTCGAGACGCTCTGGGGCAACACGATCTTCACGAACGTCGCGCTCCGACCCGACGGTGACGTCTGGTGGGAGGGTCTGACCGACCAGGCGCCTGCGAACCTCATCGACTGGGAGGGCAACCCGTGGACGCCGGAGTCCGGACGGCCCGCGGCGCACCCGAACTCGCGCTTCACGGTGTCGGCGGCGCAGTGCCCGCAGATCTCCGAGGACTGGGAGTCGGCGGTTCCGCTCGATGTCATCCTGTTCGGCGGGCGCCGCGCGAGCAACGTTCCGCTCGTCGTCGAGGCGACCGACTGGACCCACGGCGTCTTCCTCGGCTCCAACATCTCCTCCGAGCGCACGGCCGCGGCCGAGGGCACGGTCGGTGAACTGCGCCGCGATCCGTTCGCGATGCTGCCGTTCTGCGGGTACAACATGGCAGACTACTTCGCGCACTGGCTGAAGGTCGGCCGCACCCTGCGCTTCGACCGTGCACCGCGGATCTTCCAGGTCAACTGGTTCCGTCGCGGCGACGACGGCCGCTTCCTGTGGCCCGGCTTCGGCGACAACTCGCGCGTCGTCGACTGGATCATCCGCCGGGTCTCGGGTGAGGTGGGCGCGGTCGACAGCCCGATCGGCCGTCTGCCGATCACCTCCGACCTCAACCTCGACGGTCTCGACATCCCCGCCGAAGACCTCGACGAGCTGTTCTCGGTCGACGCCGAAGCGTGGAAGACCGAGGCCGATCTCACCGAGGCGTTCTACGACACCTTCGGAGACAAGCTCCCGGCCGCGCTGCGCGCCGAGCTGGCATCGCTGCGGTACCGCCTGGCGAACGCCTGACACAGACGGGGCGCCGGCATCGGGGGATACGGCGCCCTTCCACCCCGCGAGGCGGGATGCTCGAGACGAACCCATGGCTGAGTGGTCTCGAGCATCCCGCCTTCGCGTTCTTCGAGAGGCCGGGTCAGGCCAGGAGCTGGTGGCGGGCGAGGTCTCGGTAGAGCGGAGTCGACTCGATGAGCTCGGCGTGCGTGCCGCTGCCGACGACGACGCCGTCCTGCAGCACGACGATGAGGTCGCTGTCGACGACGGTCGACAGCCGATGCGCGATCACGACGAGCGTGCGGTCGGCCGACACGGCGTCGATCGCCTCGCGCATGCGCTGCTCGTTCACGCCGTCGAGCGATGAGGTCGACTCGTCGAGCAGCAGGATCGGAGCGTCGGTGAGCAGTGCGCGGGTGATCGCGAGACGCTGACGCTCGCCGCCCGACAGCATCACGCCGTCTTCGCCGACGGGGGCGTCGAGTCCGAGAGGGTTGCGTTCGAGCACCTCGCCGAGATTCACGGCGCGGAGCACGCGCTCGCAGTCGGCATCGGATGCGGTGGGTGAGGCGAGCCGCAGGTTGTCGGCGAGCGTTCCGGCGAGCGTGGGAGCATCCTGCTCCACGTAACCGAAGTGTGCTCGCAGCTCTTCGCGCGGGTACGTGCGCGCATCGTGACCGTGCAGGCGGATGGACCCGCCTGTGGGGTCGTAGAAACGCTCGACCAAAGAGAGGATCGTGCTCTTGCCCGCGCCGCTGGGACCGACGAGCGCCACCCGAGACCCCCGGGGTACCGTGAAGGAGACGCCTCGGAGCACGTCCCGCTCGGAGCCGGGATTCGGGTCGTTCGACGGGTCGAGGTGCGCGTCTGCGAGCAGGGTGCGCGCTTCTCTCGCCGCCTTCTCCCGCGCGGCCACCACGTTCTCCGGATAGCGGAAGCGCACGTCGCGGAACTCCAGGGCCGGAGCATCGGGGTCTGCGGGGTCGCGGGGGAGCGACGCCGTGATCTCGGCATCCGCCTGATCTTCCGTGGGGAGGTCGAGGACCTCCTGGATGCGTCCCAGGGCGCCGAGGGCCTGGTTCACCGAGGTGATCGCGCCGAAGGTCGTGGCCAGCGGCATCACGAGCATGAACAGGAACATGATGAACGTGATC includes:
- a CDS encoding glyceraldehyde-3-phosphate dehydrogenase; the encoded protein is MQMTDVHGDDWLAREELAERMIPLIGSLRRERDVITSLHGHRLLGLSATGIVEVHDRVARLGHAPLALEDTLAVLEAVHALAPGAASIDVARLVEGRGIGALEEYLAEALAPASGAVAADPTDVVLYGFGRIGRLLARILIAHTGGGSGLRLRAIVVRRGSENDLVKRASLLQRDSVHGSFAGSVTVDEQAEQIIANGTRIQVIYSDDPASIDYAAHGIHNAIVVDNTGRWRDEAGLSQHLRANGVARVLLTAPGKSPLKNIVHGINHGTIEPSDRILSAASCTTNAITPVLAAIDEAYGVVKGHVETVHSFTNDQNLIDNFHKGDRRGRSAVLNMVITETGAAKAVSKALPQLEGRLTGSSIRVPTPDVSLAVLHLTIARPATKEQVNDYLRRVSLHSKLRQQIDYVESPEVVSTDFVGSHRAGIVDGLATIADEDTLILYVWYDNEFGYSCQVIRVLETMAGSHPVVLPARRVVTLES
- a CDS encoding TetR/AcrR family transcriptional regulator yields the protein MPRVVDHDERRRQIAEALLAVAARDGHENVSSRAVAKELGVATGSLWHYFDGFDEVIRAAAAEVTRRTDERITIATAGLRGLARLDALMREVLPVDDRTRAEARVVVGFWGRLATLASAPDAAAPTLATWQSGIRSALDEAVADGELAPGTPTEAVMALLRSITYGQQVVEVTEPQDATAHIAVLDSILAPWRS
- a CDS encoding winged helix DNA-binding domain-containing protein, with protein sequence MTPSALLSERLRSHRLTAPARSVTDAAAHMLAVQSQEFLGGRWALGIRSSGSPTLSAVDRAFANGQLVRSWTMRGTLHIIPAADLRWVLSVTGARQRQQVAGRHRELGIDAELLARVAQALRTKLADGGRTRAQLLDDIAELGIDPAAQRGVHIIGALCVDAVLVQGPVVARDGAVGREQLFVLVDEHIRDAPFPDDPLAEMFVRYIDGHGPAGAADFAWWSGLTLGVAREAVERGRQRVDEVSEGLFVSSSRPRRASGGDVVRALPMFDEYYISYADRAPVADVEAMRRIGPGKNGMVRASLLADGRVVGAWTHSAAVGKHRDAPVAEPFDSSLDPGAVVAALQRYSDFVSG
- a CDS encoding DMT family transporter; translated protein: MTWALLALAIASEVTATLSLRASEGLRRKRWIPVIVVGYLAAFSLLGAILAMGMPVGVAYGVWAAAGVAITAVLGRVIFKDHFSLVMAAGVALIAVGVGLIEFGGAH
- a CDS encoding XRE family transcriptional regulator; translation: MSPTGIHLTTLGHRIRHHRLENGFTLDELGALVGVAGSQLSLIENGKREPKLSLLQAIAHATHTEVTDLISGEPPNRRAALEIELERAQESPVFRQLGIAPVRVTKGMSDETIESLLGLHRELQRREREAIATPEEARRANTELRLRMRSQHNYLPDIEKLAEKQLRQAGHVQGALTHRTVNIMAEKLGFELIYVSDLPHSTRSVTDLESGRIYLPPASIPGGHGLRSMALQAMAHRLLGHRPPTSYADFLQQRLEINYFAASCLMPETASVTFLQQAKKDRNLAVEDFRDAFGVTHEAAGMRMTNLLTQHLGMPLHFLRVDETGAITRVYENDDLPLPMDVTGAVEGQRVCRKFQARGAFTQQNRTTEHHQYTDTPSGTFWCSTQTGSSSDGEFSVTVGVPFDDARWWRGRETADRAVSTCPDEACCRRPPADLAERWQGKAWPSARVHTHMFSPLPRGAFPGVDDNEVYNFLLRHADE
- a CDS encoding ABC transporter ATP-binding protein translates to MSSTATSRRLRRGAQQDGPRATFRQLLPFLFEHKRTLIVVAILSVAGAATSLVQPLLVGQVIDAVQRNRGLGLLIWLLVGFVVVSSILSGYQHYLLQRTGTAVVHSSRRKLIARILHLPISEFDARRTGDLVSRVGTDTTLLYAVLTQGLADAVGSAILFLGALIAMLVIDPLLLLLIVVVIGASVTVVVALSGRIRTASTAQQVKVGELASGVERAVGSIRTVRASGATERETAAVSDLAADAYGIGVQIAKISSLVVPIAGIALQLSLLVVLGVGGFRVAAGTITIASLITFIMFLFMLVMPLATTFGAITSVNQALGALGRIQEVLDLPTEDQADAEITASLPRDPADPDAPALEFRDVRFRYPENVVAAREKAAREARTLLADAHLDPSNDPNPGSERDVLRGVSFTVPRGSRVALVGPSGAGKSTILSLVERFYDPTGGSIRLHGHDARTYPREELRAHFGYVEQDAPTLAGTLADNLRLASPTASDADCERVLRAVNLGEVLERNPLGLDAPVGEDGVMLSGGERQRLAITRALLTDAPILLLDESTSSLDGVNEQRMREAIDAVSADRTLVVIAHRLSTVVDSDLIVVLQDGVVVGSGTHAELIESTPLYRDLARHQLLA
- a CDS encoding phosphoenolpyruvate carboxykinase (GTP) gives rise to the protein MAIAEVFTPRAASVAPVRTFGTAPTYDTPAMTELAEWVDGIAALTQPARIHWVDGSRAENDWLLRGLVDEGKLIKLNPEWRPGSYLARSHPSDVARTEGRTFISSEREEDAGPTNNWAPPAEMRQKMTEIFEGSMRGRTMYVVPFSMGPVGGPLSHIGVQVTDSAYAVTSIGIMTRVGDAVTRQIADGAPWVKTVHSVGAPLAEGEPDVEWPCNDDKYIVHFPETLEVYSFGSGYGGNAILAKKCFALRIASVIARDEGWLAEHMLLIRVISPEGKAYHVAAAFPSACGKTNLAMLRPTIPGWKVETLGDDIAWIRPGEDGRMWAINPEAGFFGVAPGTGESTNVTAVETLWGNTIFTNVALRPDGDVWWEGLTDQAPANLIDWEGNPWTPESGRPAAHPNSRFTVSAAQCPQISEDWESAVPLDVILFGGRRASNVPLVVEATDWTHGVFLGSNISSERTAAAEGTVGELRRDPFAMLPFCGYNMADYFAHWLKVGRTLRFDRAPRIFQVNWFRRGDDGRFLWPGFGDNSRVVDWIIRRVSGEVGAVDSPIGRLPITSDLNLDGLDIPAEDLDELFSVDAEAWKTEADLTEAFYDTFGDKLPAALRAELASLRYRLANA
- a CDS encoding DMT family transporter, whose amino-acid sequence is MTRTRPSAWPPLLTAIALEVTATLSLRAAEGFRHPLWLIAVVIGYSGSLWLLSVVLDRGMPVGVAYGIWSAIGVVLTAVMGAVLFGELLGAVQIVGIAVIVVGVLLVELGSRAGHPKEATS